The genomic interval AGCGGCTGATCCCCGCCGAAGACCGGCTCGAAGAGCTCGGCCGCGTTCCCGACGATATTCTCGCCGAAATGCGCGACATGGGGCTGTTCGGGGTGACGATGCCGGAGGAATATGGCGGCGCGGGCATGAACATCAGCCAATATGTCGGCTTCATCCGCGAACTGGCCTACGCCTCGCCCGCCTATCGCTCGATCGTGTCGATCAATATCGGCATGGTGTGCAAGTCGCTCATCGGCTTCGGCACCGAGCAACAGAAGGCGCATTGGCTGCCCAAGCTCGCCGCCGGATCGATCGCGGCCTTCGGTTTGACCGAACCCGACAGCGGCTCGGACAGCGCGGCGATGAAGACACGCGCGGTGCGCGACGGCAACGGCTATGTGCTGAACGGCACCAAGCGTTACATCACCAATGCGCCCTTCGCCGACGTCATCCTCGTCATGGCGCGCACCAATGTCGAGGCATTGCCCAAGAATGCGCATGTCAGCGCCTTCCTCGTCCCGCGCGACGCGCCCGGCGTGTCGATCGGCAAGCCCGACGGCAAGATGGGTCAGGCGGGATCGCAGATCGCCGACGTGATTCTGGAGGATGTGCATGTCGACGGCGACGCGCTGCTCGGCGGCGAGGAAGGGATCGGTTTCCGCGCCGCGATGCAGAGCCTCGACAACGGCCGCCTGTCGGTCGCCGCGGCGAGCGTCGGCTATGCGAAGCGCATGCTCGATGCGGGCCTGCAATATGCGATGGAGCGCAAGGCGTTCGGCGAACCGATCGCCAATTTTCAGCTGATCCAGGCGATGCTCGCCGACAGCAAGGCCGAAATCTATGCCGCCGACTGCATGCTGAACGACGCCTGCGCGCGCGCCGATCGCGGCGAGAAGATATTGGTCGAAGCCGCGGCGACCAAGATGTTCGCCAGCGAAATGTGCGGGCGTGTCGCCGACCGTGTGGTCCAGATTCACGGCGGGGCTGGCTATCTCAAGGAATATCTGGCCGAACGCTTCTATCGCGACTGCCGCATTTACCGCATTTATGAAGGGACGACGCAGATCCAGCAGCTAGTGATCGCGAAGAATATGATTCGGGATTTTGCCGGCTAAAGCCGGCGGCACCGGCCCGCTCCCCCACCGCCCGAAGACGACGCGTGGCGTCGAAGGGCCTCCCATAGGCTACTATCGTTAAGGAGGCCGGGTGGGGGAGCGGGCCGGTGCCGCCAAGCAATATAGGGAAATGTCGCTGGTGGAGCCGAGGGGAATCGAACCCCTGACCTCTGCAGTGCGATTGCAGCGCTCTCCCATCTGAGCTACGGCCCCGCGACGGGCGGGGTCTTAACGGCACTGACTGGCGGTGGCAACGGCTTTTCTGACCATGGTCGTTGCTGCGGGGAAAATTTGAGGAATGGGGGGATTCCGATGACCAAGGCATGGCATTTGACCAGTCGTCCGCAGGGGCTGCCGACGCACGCGAATTTCGCGCTCCGCGACCTGCCCGACGCGCCGCTCGAAAACGACCAGCTTCGGGTCCGCAACCTCTGGCTGTCGGTCGACCCCTATATGCGCGGGCGCATGAACGACGCGAAGAGCTATGCGGCGAGCTTTCAGATCGATCAGCCGATGACCGGCGGCGCGATCGGCGAAGTCGTCGAAAGCCGGATGGAGGGCTTCGCGCCCGGCGACCTGATCCTTCACATGGGCGGCTGGCGCGACGGCGGCGTGATCGGGCTCGACATGATGCCGAACAAACTGCCCGCCGAGGCGCTGGCGGCGGGCATGACGCCGCAGACTTTCCTGCACAATATGGGCCTGACCGGCGGCACCGCCTGGATCGGCCTGCTGCGTATCGCGAGCGCGAAGCCCGGCGACACGGTGTTCGTATCGGCCGCGGCGGGCGCGGTGGGCTCGGCGGTGGTCCAGATCGCCAAGGCGCGCGAGATGACGGTGATCGGCTCGGCCGGCGGCGCCGAAAAATGCGAATGGGTTCTCGACCTCGGCGCCGATGCGGTGGTCGACTATAAGGCGGGGCCGGTGCTGCCGCAGCTCGCGGCCGCGCTCGAACGCCTCGGCAAGCCCGGGATCGACGTTTATTTCGACAATGTCGGCGGCGAGCATCTCGACGCCGCCTTTGCGACCGCGAACGATTTCGCGCGCTTCGCGATCTGCGGCATGATCGACGTCTATAACGATGGAAAGCCTCAGGAGATGAAATATCTCATCCGCGCGATTCCGTCGCGGATCCGCATGGAAGGCTTCATCTACACCGACCAGTTCATCGAGTGCATGGAGGAATTCTACGCCGACATGGGCGGCCTGATCGCCAGCGGAGCGGTGACGATGCGCGAAACCGTGCATGAGGGGCTGGAGGCGGCGCCCGATGCGTTTCTGGGGCTGTTCGCAGGCGCGAATATCGGAAAGATGCTGGTCCGCGTTTGAGCGCGACAATGGACGTCGCCCCCGCGAAGGCGGGGGCCGCTGGCAGCTCTATTCAGCGCCGCCGCGCAAACCGATAGCGGCCCCCGCCTTCGCGGGGGCGACGATTTGCTCAGCTACCGGTAATGTTCAGCTACCGAATCCCACCGACAGGAAACCGGGCATCGGCCCGTTCCACCCGTCGTCGGGACCGTCGTCATCGTCGTGCCGCGACCGCGGAGCCGGTTTCCGGCCGGCGTCCTTCTTCGGGGCCTTGGCCGGCTTTTCAACCGCGCGCTTCGGTTCCTTCGCGGCTTTGGCACCCGCCCGTCGCCCGCGTCGCGGTTCGCGCTCGTCGGCGTCGCCGTCGGTGGCCCGCTGCGGCGCACCACCCTCCCCGCCATGGACCGGAATCTGATAGCCCGTCAGCTTCTGGATATTGTCGACCGCCTCGTCATCCGAGGGCGTCACCAGCGTGAAGGCGCGTCCCTTGGCGCCCGCGCGGCCGGTGCGGCCGATCCGGTGAACATAATCGTCGGGGTGCCACGGCGCATCGAAATTGAAGACATGGCTGACGCCCTTGACGTCGAGCCCGCGCGCCGCGACGTCCGACGCCACGAGGATGTTGATCGTCCCCGCCTTGAAGCGGTCGAGTTCGGCGATGCGGCTCGACTGGTCCATGTCGCCATGGATCTCGCCGGCCTTGTACCGATAGCGCTGAAGCGATTTCGCGAGGTCGCGCACCGTCGTCTTGCGGTTGCAGAAGATGATAGCGGTGCCGACGTCTTCGGCCTCGAGCAGGTCGCGCAATGTATCGCGCTTGCCGCGTTCGGACGTCTTGACGAGGAACTGCTCGATATTCTCGTTGCGGCTCGCGGGGCGCGCGACCTCGACCGTCTTCGGGTTCGAGAGGAATTTGTCGGCGAGCTTCTTGATCGGCGGCGGCATCGTCGCCGAGAACAGCAGCGTCTGCCGATTCGCGGGCAGCTTGGTGCAGATATTCTCGATGTCGGGAATGAAGCCCATGTCGAGCATCCGGTCGGCTTCGTCGATCACCAGCAGGTTGCAGCCGGTGAGCAATATCTTGCCGCGCTCGAACAGGTCCATCAGGCGGCCGGGCGTCGCGATCAGCACGTCGACGCCCTTTTCGAGCGCCTTCACCTGGTCGCCCATCTGCACGCCGCCGATGAGCAGCGCCATCGAAAGCTTGTGATACTTGCCGTATTTTTCAAAATTTTCCGCGACTTGTGCAGCGAGTTCACGCGTAGGCTCGAGGATCAGCGAACGCGGCATCAGCGCGCGGGCGCGGCCGTGCGCGAGGATGTCGATCATCGGCAGCACGAAGGACGCCGTCTTGCCCGTACCCGTCTGGGCGATGCCGATCATGTCGCGCATCATCAGCACCGAGGGGATCGCGCCCGCCTGAATGGCGGTCGGCTCGGTATAGCCCGACTCGTCGATCGCGCGCAAAAGTTCATCGGAAAGGCCGAGGTCGGCAAAATTCATGAGGCAATATGTCCGGAAATAAAAGGAGCGTGCCGCCTCCCACGCAGGCGGACGTTGCCGCGGCCCTTGGGGAAATAGCGGAGAAAAGTCAAGGAAAGGTCGCGAAAAACGCGGCGGGGCGCGTATCGGCTAATCGTCCTCGTGAACCGGGACCATCAGCCGGAACTTGTCGATCTCACACTTCGCGCCGGTGCGCGCATGGATTTGGTCGCGATCCTCGCAGAGTTTGCCGTCCTTGCTGCCCTGCATGTAGAAACCGGCATAGAAGTCGAGCGCGCGGCAGCCGCGATTGAGCTGGGCGCGCAACCTTTGCTTTTGCCGCGTGATCAGATCGATGCTGTCGCGCTGAACCGCCTGCATCCCCATGATGTTGCGCATCGCGACGCATTTGGGCGCCTTTTTTTCCTTCCAGACGACCGGCAATTCAATGTCCCGCCTGGGCGTCGAGCGTTCGGCGGCGAAATTGTTGATCGGCGACCGCCGGGCGGGAACGCGGATGATCAATTGCTGCTCGATCACCATCTGCCAGAAGGACGCGGCCTGATCGACCGTCGGAACGGAAATCGCCACCAGCGGATCCGGCGCCGCCGGGGGCGGCACCGCGTCGGCGACCGGCGCGGCCGCGGCGAACCACAGGAAAGCCGCCGTCAACACAGCCGCGCTGCCGCTCCCCCGGCGCCCTGACAGAAGATGCTGATCACCCTTCGCTCCCGCGTCCATGCCCCGCTGGACGAATGGATATGATTCGTCCATCGCCCCCTTTAACGAGGATGATTGAACATCAAATGAACTGATGTCGCTCCATATTCCATGGAGCGCGCGAAGTTTCCGGAGTGGAAGGGCATGACGCACGCGCCATCGACATCGCTGCTGGGCGAACTCGCATCCTTGCTCGGGCCGAAGGGCTATAGCGCCGACGCCGCCGCGATCGCACCCTGGCTGACCGACTGGCGCGGCAAATTTCACGGCCGCGCCGCCGCGATGCTGTCGCCGGCGTCAACCGAAGAGGTGGCGGCGGTCGTCCGGCTGTGCGTGGATGCAAAGGTCGCACTGGTTCCGCAGGGCGGTAACAGCAGTATGGTCGGCGGCGCCACGCCCGACGCCAGCGGCGACCAATTGCTGCTGAGCCTGCGGCGTATGAACGGGATACGTCATGTCGATGCGGCGGCGCGCCTTGCCGTTGCCGAAGCAGGCGTAATCCTCGAAAATTTTCATCACGCCGTCCTGAACCACGGCCTGCGCTTTCCCCTCACCCTCGGCGGCAAGGGGTCGGCGACGATCGGCGGGCTCGTCTCGACCAACGCCGGGGGGACGCAGGTGCTGCGCCACGGCACGATGCGCGCGCTGGTCGCGGGGATCGAGGCCGTGCTGCCCGACGGCAGCATCTTCGACGGGCTGGCGCCGCTCAAGAAGGATAATCGCGGCTATGACCTGCGGCACCTGCTGTGCGGCGCCGAGGGGACATTGGGCGTCGTCACCGCCGCATGCCTGCATCTCGTCCCCGCGGCGACGGCGCGGCGCACCGCGTGGATCGGCGTCGATTCGCCCGAAACCGCGCTCCTGCTGCTCCGCCGCCTCGACGCGGCGATCGGCGATGAGCTCGAGGGCTTCGAGCTGATCCCGCAAAGCTGCCTCGATGCCGTGCTCCGCCATATCCCCCAGACGCGCGCGCCGCTTTCCGACGCGCACCCCTGGCATGTACTGCTCGAGCTCGCCGGCGACAGCGATCAGGCGCTGGGCGAGGCGCTCGACCCGCAGCTCGCGGCGGCGATCGGCGCCGGGCTGATCCGCGATGTCGTGATCGCCAAAAATGAACGCGAAAGCGACGATTTCTGGCGGCTGCGCGATTCCATTTCCGAAGCCGAACGCGCCGAAGGCCCCGCGCTGCAACATGACATCAGCGTGCCCGTCGACCTGATGCCCGCCTTCATCGCTGAAAACCCGCGCCGGCTGGATCGCGCCTTTCCGGGAATAGGCGCCCTGTCCTTCGGTCATCTGGGCGACGGTAACGTCCATCACCATGTCCAACCGCCCGCCGGGGTCGACGGCGCCGCATGGCTCGCCGACCATGGCGCCGCGGTCAGCCGAATCGTCTATTCGCATGTCGTCGAACTCGGCGGGTCGATTTCGGCCGAGCATGGGATCGGCCAGATGAAGCGCGACATCCTGGCCGAGCTGGACAGTCCGGCGCGGCTGTCGGCGCTCCGCGGCGTCAAGACGGGCCTCGATCCCGCAGGCATCTTCAATCCCGGCAAGCTCATCGCCTGACCATCGCCCCCTTGCGCCGCGCGGCGCAGGTCAATAAGGCGCTTTATCCTTTTCGCACCCGCCCGCGGGACATTACCGGAGTTGAAACATGGCCTCTGCGCCCGCCCCTGCCAACCTGCCGCTGTTCTACAAGGACCTCGCCCCGCTTTCGAGCGTCGACCACGCCGATTTCCGCGCCCGCCCGCTCGACAGCGCCGAATTCCTGGTTGGTCAGCATGCGATCCCGCTGACGTCGGACGAATTCGTCTCGGCCTGCCGCTTCTTCCCGATCGTCTTTTCGGCGGGCGACAACCCGGTTCCGCTCGCGCTGATGGGCCTCAATGAAGGCATCAACACCTTCGTCGATGACGAAGGCAAGCTGATCAACCCCGTCTACGTCCCCGCCTATATCCGCCGTTACCCCTTCCTGCTTGCCAAGCTTCAGCCCAATTCGGACGAACTGTCGCTGTGCTTCGACCCGACCTCGGGCGCGCTCGGCAAGTTCGACGAAGGCGACGTGCTGTTCGTCGACGGTCAGCCGTCGGACCAGACCAAGGCCGTGCTCGAATTCTGCAAGAATTTCGAGGAAGCCGGCCAGCGCACCGGCATGTTCATGGAAGAGCTGAAAAAGGCCGACCTGCTGATGGACGGCGAAGTCTCGATCCAGCAGGAAGGCAATGACAAGCCCTATGTCTATCGCGGTTTCCAGATGGTCGACGAGAACAAGCTGCGCGAACTGCGCGGCGACGTGCTGCGCAAGCTGATGCAGAACGGCATCCTCGGCCTGATCTTCGCGCACCTCTTCTCGTTGCAGCTGATGCGCGAAGTGTTCGCCGAACAGGTCAAGAGCGGCAAGATGCCGCTGAACACCGAACTGCCCGCCGTATAAAGGCAGATAAACTCAAGGCCGCTCCCGGCTCGGTGCCGTGGGCGGCCTTTTGCATTTCGGCGGTGTCGCCTGGCCGCATCTCATCGCAGTTCAGAAGTCGACTGCGACGCCTTTGAGCTCCCAGTCGCCATAGCGCACCGGGTTGCGCCCGCCGGGCTGGTCCTCGGCCTTGTCCTCATGAATCGGCCGGGGCGCCGGGACCGCGCTGTTCGTCCAGCCTTCGGGCGCCTTCACATGCGCGGGGCGCTTTACAGCGCGCGGCGTTCCGCCGATGGTCGCGTTCGGGCTGCTGTCGTTCGTCATGCCCGCAATATAGGATTTTTCATGCGCCACGCCAACCACGCCGTTCCCGGTCATGGCTGATCGTCGCCCGCCGCGCCGCCGCCGCTCGCCGGGCGAGGCCGATCCGCCGGGCATGGCGCCGCGCCGCGCCGCGCTCCGCCTGGTCGATGCGATCCTGCGGCGCGGCGACCCGCTCGACGTCGCGATGCACGCCGCCGCGCAGGGCCTCACCGGCGCCGATCGCGCTTTCGCCGTCGCAATCGCGTCCGAAACGATGCGCTGGATGGTCGACATCGACGCGCTGATCGACGGGGCGACGGCGCAGATCCTTCCGGACGACGTCAAGTCGCGCGCGGTGCTGCGGATCGCGCTCGCGCAGTTGCTGGTGCTGAAGAGCCCCGGCCACGCGGTCGTATCGACCGCCCTGCCGCTCGTCGACGGCGGGCCCCGCCGGCTCGTCCACGCGATCCTGTCGCGCGCGCAGCAGGAGGAATGGACGCTTCCCGACCGCGCAACGCTCCCCCTGTCCGCCGCCGAACGCTGGGCCGAGCAATGGGGCTTGGCGATGGTCGAAGCCGCCGAGGCGGGCTGGAGCGCGCCGCCCCCGATCGACCTCAGCTTCGCCGCCGAACCCGGCGCGGAGGAATGGGAGGGCGCGCTATCGCTCGCGCCGCGCCATCGCCGGTTGCCGCGCGGTCAGGCGGTGGAGGCGATGCCGGGCTTCAACGAAGGCGGCTGGTGGGTGCAGGATCTGGCCGCCAGCCTGCCCGCACGGTTGCTCGGCGCCGGCGAAGGCCGGACGGTGCTCGATCTTTGCGCCGCGCCCGGCGGCAAGACGATGCAGCTTGCCGCCGCGGGCTGGGACGTCATTGCGGTCGATGCCAGCGCCAAGCGGCTCGAACGGCTGCGCGCCAATATCGAGCGCACCGGCCTTTCGGCCGCGATCGTGCAGGGCGATATCCGCTCGTGGGAACCCGCCGCGCCGGTCGATGCGGTCCTGCTCGACGCGCCCTGCTCGGCGACCGGCATCTTCCGCCGCCATCCCGATGTGCTCCATCGCATCGAGCCGCGGCAGATTGCCGAAATGGCCGCCCTGCAGGCCGATCTGCTCGCGCGCGCGGCACACTGGATCAAACCGGGCGGCACGCTGGTCTATGCCACCTGCTCGCTCGAACGCGCCGAGGGAGAGGAGCAAATGGCGGCGTTCCTCGATCGCCACGAGGATTGGACCGTCGACCCCGTCCGCCCCGAGGAACTGCCCGCCGCCATCGCGCCCGACGGCGGCGGGTTCATCCGCACGCTGCCCGGCCTGCTCGCCGATGCAGGCGGACTCGACGGCTTCTTCGTCGCACGGTTGCGCGCGCCGTCGGGCTGAGCGGCGCGGCGACCCCGCTCGACTGGAGCGCGATCGGTAGCCCGAAACACCGTCTTCCCCATTCCGTCATCCCGGCGAAGGCCAGGATCTCGCCCTCTCGGAATGACGCACCGGCGAGATCCCGGCCTTCGCCGGGATGACGGGAGGAGGAAACCTCGTCAGAACACCGCCTTCGGCGTGTCCTCCTTCATCATCGCGGCGCGGACCATCGGGATCGGCGGGCCGCCATAGGACAGGAATTCGTCGTGGAAGGCCTTCCACTTCGTCCGGTCGCCCTTCGTCCAGTCGTCGCGCAGCTTGCGGATCATCAGCTTGCCCATCGTATAGTTGAGATAGGCGGGATCATAGGTGCCGCGCGCCGCCTGTTGCCGGGCATTGCCTTCGTCCTGATAGCATTGCTCCTTGAACAGCTTTTCCGATTCCGCGACCGTCATGCCCTGCGTGTGGAGGCCGATCGCCGACAGATAGCGGCAATCGCGCAGCAGCGCGTTCGACAGCTGGCCGATATGCGTTTCGAGGTCGCCGTCGCCCAGCCCGGCATCCCACATCATCTCCTCGGTATAATGCGCCCAGCCCTCGGCGAACGCATAGCCGACGAACAGCTTGCCGAAGATGCTTGTCGCGCGGTTCGAATGGAGGAAGTTGAGGAAGTGCCCCGGCCACACCTCGTGGACCGAGGTGAAAAGCAGATCCTTCTTGCCGGGAATGAACGCGTCCTGCGTCGCCTTGTCCCACGCCGGATCGGGCGGCGAGATATAATAGACCGACGGCAGGCCTTTCTCATATGGTCCGGGAATGTCGATATAGGCGCTGTTCTGCCGGTTATAGGGCGGCGATTCCTCGACCTGCGCCTGTTCGGTGCCGGGAATGCTCACGATATCCTTCTCGACCAGAAACGCCCGCAGGACCGGAAGCTGGCGCCGCGCCTCGGCGACGGGGCCGCCTTCGGGCTTATCCGCGTTCATCTTCTTCATGCAGTCGGCGATCGTCATCCCCGCGGCATAGGTCGCGCAGGCGGCCTTCAGCGCGTCCTGGTTGCGCTTGAGGTCGGCGCGGCCGATGCGCTCGAGTTCGGCGAGCGGCGTATCGACGCCTTCGTTGGTCAGGATCATCTTCGCGAACTTCTCGGCGCCCAGCGCATAGCCGTCCGGCGTCCCCGGCTGCGACCCGACATATTCGGCAAGATCGGTCATCGCCGCGCCCGCCTTTGCCACCGCCTCGTCGAACCGCTTCTGCAGCGCCTCATCCTTGACCGAGGCGAAGGCCGCCTTGGCGTCGCCCTTGTAATAGTCGGCAAAGCCGCCGAATCCGGCGGTGCCATATTTGACGAAGGTCGCGGGCAGCGGAAGTTTCAGGTTCGCCTTGATCTGCGCCGCCGCCGCCGGGACCTTTTCGGCATAGGCGATGAACGCCTTCATCCGCGTCGTCGCATCGGCATAGGGCCGCGCGATATAGACATTGGGGTCGAGCGCGCCGGTGTAGAAAGCCGGGTTCTTCTGCGCGAAATCGGTGTCGCGAAGGAAGAAGAGCTGGCCCTGCGCGACATGGATCAGATAATCGCGCTCGAACTTCTCGGCATCGGTCATCTCGCCGTCGAACGCCTTGGCGTCGGCGATCGTCTTTTCGAGATAGGCGGCCTGCTTTTCGAGGCCCTCGGGCGACCAGTCGGGCAGCTGGCCGTCATACTCATGCTTGCCTTGATAAACCGCGAAATTCGGATTGAGCGGAAAATAGCCGGCGAGGAAATTATCGCGAAACTCGGTCCATGACTTGGCGCTCGAAGCTGTTGCGGACTTGTTGTCGGACGCGTTGCACGCGGTGAGCGCGAGCAGCGTTGCAGCCATGGCGGCGCCGCCGAAACGAGTGAATTTGCTAGTCATGTCCGGTATCTCCCCGATAGTGATGGGGGTTTCTGCCACCATGACCGACAAGTGACACCCACTAATCGACGAACGGCAGTTTTTGGGGTGGGGAGCGGGCGTCCCCCATAACCGTCGCCCCCGCGAAGGCGGAGGCCGCTAGCGGCCTTACTCAGCGGCTTTGCCTAAACCGGCAGCGGCCCCCGCCTTCGCGGGGGCGACGGCTGGGTTCAGCCAGAAGCGGCTATGGCACAATTGCCCTAGACAGCTTCGCAAACCCCATTACGGCGATCATCGATGGCGACGATCCCCCCACCCGAAGGCGAAGAACCGGTGATGCCGGAGGCGACGCCCAAAGCCCCCTCCCCGCTCAGCTTTCCCGACTTCCGCTATTTCTGGCTCGCACGCTTCACCGCGGTGACCGCGACGATCGCGATGGTCGTGGTGATCGGCTACCAGCTCTATGACACGGCACGCTCCGACTATGGCATGTCGATCAAGGAGGCCTCGTTCCAGCTCGGGCTGCTCGGCCTCTTTCAGTTCGTCCCGCTCGCGATCCTGACGCCCGTCGCCGGCTGGGCCGCCGACCGCTTCGAGCGGCGGAGCGTCGCGATCTTCTCGAACCTCATCGACCTGCTCATCGCCGCGACGCTCGGCAGGTTCACCTGGACGGACGGGCTGACCTTGCCGCTGCTCTTCGGCCTCGCCGCGCTGCACGGCGTCGCGCGCGTCTTCTCCGGCCCGGCGATGAGCGCGATCGCGCCCAATATCGTGCCCCCCGCCGTGCTGCCGCGCGCGATCGCGATGAGCAGCATCGCCTGGCAATCGGCGTCGGTGATCGGCCCCGCGGCGGGCGGCCTCATCTATGCCGCGCACCCGGCGTCGGTCTATGGCTTCGCCGCCGCGCTGCTCGCGGTCTCGGCCTTCACCTTGAGCCGCGTGCGCCCGGTGCTGCCGCCGCCCGCCGAGGTCCGCCGCCATCCGCTGCGCGAGATGGTCGACGGGCTGCGCTTCGTGTGGATCGAGCGGTTCCTGCTCGGCACGATCACGCTCGACCTGTTCGCCGTGCTGCTCGCGGGCGCGACCGCGATGTTCCCCGTTTTCGCCCGCGACATATTGCACGCGGGGCCCGAAGGCGCTGGATTGATGCGCGCCGCCGTCGCCTTCGGATCGGTCGGCGTCGCCGTCGGCCTCGCCATCCGCCCGATCGAACGCAACGTCGGCGTGAAGATGCTGTGGGCGGTCGCGGTGTTCGGCGCCGGAACGGTGATTTTCGGGTTCTCGACCAATCTCTTGCTGTCGCTCGGCGTGCTCGTGATCATGGGCGCGGCCGACATGTTCTCGGTCTTCGTGCGCGGCACGCTGATCCAGCTCAACACGCCCGACCATATGCGCGGCCGCGTCAGCGCCGCGTCGGGGCTCGCCATTTCGGCCTCGAACGAACTGGGCGAGATGCGCGCCGGGGCGATGGCCGCGGCGCTCGGGCCGGTCGGCGCCGTCGTCGTCGGCGGCGCCGGGGCGATCGGTGTGACCGCGCTCTGGGCCTGGCTTTTCCCCGAGCTTCGGCGCGCGCGGACCTTCGAGCCGCAATTCAGACAAAGCAAAGAATAGGGTCAAACCGTTCGCCGTATCTGGCGCTCAATCTGTCCGAAGCCTATTGTCAATTTAATTTGTTGAGTTATCTATATCTCACCCGTCACCGCGGTTCCCCTTGTCCCCTC from uncultured Sphingopyxis sp. carries:
- a CDS encoding transcription antitermination factor NusB, with the translated sequence MADRRPPRRRRSPGEADPPGMAPRRAALRLVDAILRRGDPLDVAMHAAAQGLTGADRAFAVAIASETMRWMVDIDALIDGATAQILPDDVKSRAVLRIALAQLLVLKSPGHAVVSTALPLVDGGPRRLVHAILSRAQQEEWTLPDRATLPLSAAERWAEQWGLAMVEAAEAGWSAPPPIDLSFAAEPGAEEWEGALSLAPRHRRLPRGQAVEAMPGFNEGGWWVQDLAASLPARLLGAGEGRTVLDLCAAPGGKTMQLAAAGWDVIAVDASAKRLERLRANIERTGLSAAIVQGDIRSWEPAAPVDAVLLDAPCSATGIFRRHPDVLHRIEPRQIAEMAALQADLLARAAHWIKPGGTLVYATCSLERAEGEEQMAAFLDRHEDWTVDPVRPEELPAAIAPDGGGFIRTLPGLLADAGGLDGFFVARLRAPSG
- a CDS encoding FAD-binding oxidoreductase, whose product is MTHAPSTSLLGELASLLGPKGYSADAAAIAPWLTDWRGKFHGRAAAMLSPASTEEVAAVVRLCVDAKVALVPQGGNSSMVGGATPDASGDQLLLSLRRMNGIRHVDAAARLAVAEAGVILENFHHAVLNHGLRFPLTLGGKGSATIGGLVSTNAGGTQVLRHGTMRALVAGIEAVLPDGSIFDGLAPLKKDNRGYDLRHLLCGAEGTLGVVTAACLHLVPAATARRTAWIGVDSPETALLLLRRLDAAIGDELEGFELIPQSCLDAVLRHIPQTRAPLSDAHPWHVLLELAGDSDQALGEALDPQLAAAIGAGLIRDVVIAKNERESDDFWRLRDSISEAERAEGPALQHDISVPVDLMPAFIAENPRRLDRAFPGIGALSFGHLGDGNVHHHVQPPAGVDGAAWLADHGAAVSRIVYSHVVELGGSISAEHGIGQMKRDILAELDSPARLSALRGVKTGLDPAGIFNPGKLIA
- a CDS encoding SapC family protein, which gives rise to MASAPAPANLPLFYKDLAPLSSVDHADFRARPLDSAEFLVGQHAIPLTSDEFVSACRFFPIVFSAGDNPVPLALMGLNEGINTFVDDEGKLINPVYVPAYIRRYPFLLAKLQPNSDELSLCFDPTSGALGKFDEGDVLFVDGQPSDQTKAVLEFCKNFEEAGQRTGMFMEELKKADLLMDGEVSIQQEGNDKPYVYRGFQMVDENKLRELRGDVLRKLMQNGILGLIFAHLFSLQLMREVFAEQVKSGKMPLNTELPAV
- a CDS encoding NADP-dependent oxidoreductase, encoding MTKAWHLTSRPQGLPTHANFALRDLPDAPLENDQLRVRNLWLSVDPYMRGRMNDAKSYAASFQIDQPMTGGAIGEVVESRMEGFAPGDLILHMGGWRDGGVIGLDMMPNKLPAEALAAGMTPQTFLHNMGLTGGTAWIGLLRIASAKPGDTVFVSAAAGAVGSAVVQIAKAREMTVIGSAGGAEKCEWVLDLGADAVVDYKAGPVLPQLAAALERLGKPGIDVYFDNVGGEHLDAAFATANDFARFAICGMIDVYNDGKPQEMKYLIRAIPSRIRMEGFIYTDQFIECMEEFYADMGGLIASGAVTMRETVHEGLEAAPDAFLGLFAGANIGKMLVRV
- a CDS encoding DUF1674 domain-containing protein produces the protein MTGNGVVGVAHEKSYIAGMTNDSSPNATIGGTPRAVKRPAHVKAPEGWTNSAVPAPRPIHEDKAEDQPGGRNPVRYGDWELKGVAVDF
- a CDS encoding acyl-CoA dehydrogenase family protein encodes the protein MINPGMDADIYDAFIEQLQRYVRERLIPAEDRLEELGRVPDDILAEMRDMGLFGVTMPEEYGGAGMNISQYVGFIRELAYASPAYRSIVSINIGMVCKSLIGFGTEQQKAHWLPKLAAGSIAAFGLTEPDSGSDSAAMKTRAVRDGNGYVLNGTKRYITNAPFADVILVMARTNVEALPKNAHVSAFLVPRDAPGVSIGKPDGKMGQAGSQIADVILEDVHVDGDALLGGEEGIGFRAAMQSLDNGRLSVAAASVGYAKRMLDAGLQYAMERKAFGEPIANFQLIQAMLADSKAEIYAADCMLNDACARADRGEKILVEAAATKMFASEMCGRVADRVVQIHGGAGYLKEYLAERFYRDCRIYRIYEGTTQIQQLVIAKNMIRDFAG
- a CDS encoding DEAD/DEAH box helicase, producing MNFADLGLSDELLRAIDESGYTEPTAIQAGAIPSVLMMRDMIGIAQTGTGKTASFVLPMIDILAHGRARALMPRSLILEPTRELAAQVAENFEKYGKYHKLSMALLIGGVQMGDQVKALEKGVDVLIATPGRLMDLFERGKILLTGCNLLVIDEADRMLDMGFIPDIENICTKLPANRQTLLFSATMPPPIKKLADKFLSNPKTVEVARPASRNENIEQFLVKTSERGKRDTLRDLLEAEDVGTAIIFCNRKTTVRDLAKSLQRYRYKAGEIHGDMDQSSRIAELDRFKAGTINILVASDVAARGLDVKGVSHVFNFDAPWHPDDYVHRIGRTGRAGAKGRAFTLVTPSDDEAVDNIQKLTGYQIPVHGGEGGAPQRATDGDADEREPRRGRRAGAKAAKEPKRAVEKPAKAPKKDAGRKPAPRSRHDDDDGPDDGWNGPMPGFLSVGFGS
- a CDS encoding DUF885 domain-containing protein, producing MTSKFTRFGGAAMAATLLALTACNASDNKSATASSAKSWTEFRDNFLAGYFPLNPNFAVYQGKHEYDGQLPDWSPEGLEKQAAYLEKTIADAKAFDGEMTDAEKFERDYLIHVAQGQLFFLRDTDFAQKNPAFYTGALDPNVYIARPYADATTRMKAFIAYAEKVPAAAAQIKANLKLPLPATFVKYGTAGFGGFADYYKGDAKAAFASVKDEALQKRFDEAVAKAGAAMTDLAEYVGSQPGTPDGYALGAEKFAKMILTNEGVDTPLAELERIGRADLKRNQDALKAACATYAAGMTIADCMKKMNADKPEGGPVAEARRQLPVLRAFLVEKDIVSIPGTEQAQVEESPPYNRQNSAYIDIPGPYEKGLPSVYYISPPDPAWDKATQDAFIPGKKDLLFTSVHEVWPGHFLNFLHSNRATSIFGKLFVGYAFAEGWAHYTEEMMWDAGLGDGDLETHIGQLSNALLRDCRYLSAIGLHTQGMTVAESEKLFKEQCYQDEGNARQQAARGTYDPAYLNYTMGKLMIRKLRDDWTKGDRTKWKAFHDEFLSYGGPPIPMVRAAMMKEDTPKAVF